Proteins found in one Brevibacillus brevis genomic segment:
- the mreD gene encoding rod shape-determining protein MreD, with the protein MARFLLTLGVVVMFVLEGTVMQVFSPDTWGLSWMTVPRFALVCCIFISMYLGRREGLYYGIAFGFLQDVLFGQLIGIYTMSMMVASYFAGMIVLLFQRGFGMVFITSFLILFGHEWLLYSLFRLFSAAPFDVQWILTHQILPSVLFNLAFGLLVYFPIKNVCNKILAKKEMHMQ; encoded by the coding sequence ATGGCTCGGTTTTTATTGACGTTGGGCGTCGTGGTTATGTTTGTTTTGGAAGGAACTGTGATGCAAGTATTTTCACCTGATACATGGGGTCTGTCTTGGATGACAGTACCCCGGTTTGCACTTGTCTGCTGCATCTTTATTTCGATGTATCTCGGCAGGCGCGAGGGCTTGTATTACGGGATTGCCTTCGGATTTTTACAAGATGTCCTGTTTGGGCAACTAATTGGAATCTATACCATGTCCATGATGGTGGCCAGCTACTTTGCAGGGATGATCGTTCTTTTGTTCCAGAGAGGATTCGGGATGGTTTTCATAACCAGCTTCCTGATTTTGTTCGGACATGAGTGGCTTTTGTATTCCTTGTTCCGCTTGTTTTCCGCTGCCCCCTTTGATGTTCAATGGATTTTGACGCATCAAATTTTGCCTAGTGTGCTGTTTAATCTCGCTTTTGGCTTACTGGTATACTTTCCGATCAAGAATGTCTGCAACAAGATTCTGGCGAAAAAGGAAATGCACATGCAGTAA
- a CDS encoding peptidoglycan D,D-transpeptidase FtsI family protein, producing the protein MEEVKEPKSDIPIRLNILFVIVFLFFAAIILRLAFVQLVEGEQYKHELEKFSIRELPISAPRGRILDKNGEVLVSNKPVYTVQYVEEQGQDIDEEKVADRLAKILIPDGGKIGTDKELLKKTIELRSTLPVAFNAQETNDLKAKVAAKLKAVPKAESVDQMSDFELVKTAVYLGMRVRSPFDDKERADLIKKLNAAKPGTPAITEANTTDFELLKMAINANMTLTLKLDKEDRNDLAKKVKDQIGVLPTPVGLADKSDMDLLRYASLFDMDIKLPLTEQQRQFQWHKLSLLQEMRSPQMASYIPRRVKVNITEQEMFQIEERRTELPGISVELEPVRQIFEDPDGSAFGTHFLGYINAIRPESLKEYQAQGYNAIDRVGVTGLESSYERYLRGKNGIMEVHVNKNSETVEKKMRQSPEPGNDLVLAMDWRYQSKVEAILKEEVEAFKKRPSTPKAFKDAHVLVMNPNTGEILAMASYPDYNLNLYYDRKKFNENYASLILPNESNRFIYTPYPPASTYKPLSVMIALQEGLTTPNEVIYDRGGLYVGNTYKRNWKAGGHGAVNARRALQVSNNTYMYEMALRLARKGKDGWEKQFSVYDYYNAQFGLGVKTGVDLPNEHTGWENQNMYFGNLADVMIGQYDLFTPMQLGQYVSTIANGGYRVRPHLVKEIRKGTTDPKKPGQTLSVIEPEVLNRVDIDPKYIQVVREGMRLVTQPGGTVQRFNGLPFTVAAKSGTAQTSQPAENALVVGFAPYENPQLVFVVVAPNSLRDGTSSSDATGPISRRLLEAYNELNPGVLTGGVPKPNPSSSK; encoded by the coding sequence GTGGAAGAAGTCAAAGAACCGAAATCAGACATACCTATTCGGCTCAATATATTGTTTGTGATTGTATTTTTGTTCTTCGCCGCCATTATTTTGAGACTAGCCTTCGTGCAGCTGGTGGAAGGTGAACAGTACAAGCATGAATTGGAAAAGTTCAGTATTCGTGAACTACCGATTTCTGCTCCTCGTGGCCGTATCTTGGATAAAAATGGCGAGGTACTTGTTTCGAATAAGCCGGTGTACACCGTTCAATACGTTGAAGAACAAGGGCAGGACATTGATGAAGAGAAAGTCGCGGATCGTCTGGCTAAAATCCTCATTCCGGATGGTGGCAAAATTGGTACGGATAAGGAACTGTTAAAGAAGACGATTGAATTGAGATCAACTTTGCCTGTTGCTTTCAATGCGCAAGAAACAAACGATCTCAAGGCAAAGGTTGCGGCGAAGTTAAAAGCCGTTCCGAAAGCAGAGTCCGTTGATCAGATGTCAGACTTTGAACTGGTAAAAACTGCTGTGTATCTTGGGATGCGCGTTCGTTCTCCTTTTGATGACAAGGAGAGAGCAGACCTTATTAAGAAGCTGAATGCCGCCAAGCCTGGTACACCCGCGATTACGGAAGCGAACACTACTGACTTCGAGCTGTTAAAAATGGCGATAAACGCCAATATGACCCTCACTCTGAAATTGGACAAGGAAGATCGCAATGACCTCGCCAAAAAAGTGAAGGATCAGATCGGAGTTTTGCCAACTCCCGTGGGCTTGGCAGATAAGTCTGACATGGATTTGCTGCGCTATGCCTCGTTGTTCGACATGGATATCAAACTTCCGCTGACAGAGCAGCAACGCCAATTTCAGTGGCACAAGCTCTCTTTACTACAAGAGATGCGTTCACCGCAGATGGCCAGCTACATTCCGAGACGTGTCAAGGTAAACATCACGGAGCAGGAAATGTTCCAAATCGAAGAACGGCGTACTGAACTACCAGGAATTAGTGTGGAGTTGGAGCCTGTTCGCCAAATTTTCGAAGATCCGGATGGTTCAGCATTTGGTACTCACTTTCTCGGTTATATCAACGCGATTCGCCCTGAGAGCTTGAAAGAATATCAGGCCCAAGGCTACAACGCTATTGATCGTGTAGGTGTAACCGGACTGGAGAGCTCCTATGAACGTTATTTGCGTGGCAAAAACGGGATCATGGAAGTGCACGTGAACAAAAATTCGGAGACCGTAGAGAAAAAGATGCGCCAATCCCCTGAGCCAGGAAACGATCTTGTTTTGGCAATGGACTGGCGTTATCAAAGCAAGGTAGAGGCCATCTTGAAAGAAGAGGTTGAAGCATTCAAGAAGCGCCCGTCTACTCCAAAAGCATTTAAAGACGCACATGTATTGGTGATGAATCCGAATACGGGCGAAATATTGGCGATGGCGAGTTATCCAGATTACAATTTGAATCTGTATTACGACCGTAAGAAATTCAACGAGAATTACGCCTCGCTTATTTTGCCGAACGAATCAAACAGATTCATTTATACGCCGTATCCTCCTGCTTCTACCTACAAGCCACTGTCTGTCATGATTGCGCTTCAGGAGGGGCTGACTACACCGAACGAAGTCATCTATGACCGAGGCGGATTGTATGTCGGAAACACGTATAAACGCAACTGGAAGGCGGGTGGTCATGGAGCCGTTAATGCTCGTCGTGCCTTGCAGGTGTCGAACAATACGTATATGTACGAAATGGCGCTTCGCTTAGCAAGAAAAGGGAAAGATGGCTGGGAGAAGCAGTTCTCTGTCTATGATTACTACAATGCCCAGTTTGGACTTGGTGTGAAAACAGGTGTGGATCTGCCGAATGAACATACCGGTTGGGAAAACCAGAACATGTACTTCGGGAACTTGGCGGACGTGATGATTGGTCAATATGATTTGTTCACGCCGATGCAGCTGGGTCAATACGTATCGACCATTGCCAATGGAGGATATCGGGTACGCCCCCATCTTGTAAAAGAAATTCGCAAAGGAACCACCGATCCGAAGAAACCAGGACAGACGCTCTCCGTCATTGAACCAGAAGTGCTCAACCGGGTTGATATCGATCCGAAGTATATACAGGTGGTAAGAGAAGGGATGCGGTTGGTTACTCAACCAGGTGGTACCGTTCAACGATTCAATGGGTTGCCGTTCACGGTTGCAGCCAAGTCTGGTACGGCACAAACGTCGCAGCCAGCGGAAAATGCACTGGTTGTCGGCTTTGCGCCTTATGAAAATCCTCAACTGGTATTCGTCGTCGTTGCGCCGAACAGTTTGAGAGATGGTACATCCAGTTCGGATGCTACTGGTCCGATCTCGCGTCGATTGCTCGAAGCTTACAATGAACTGAATCCAGGGGTCCTAACTGGTGGGGTTCCGAAGCCAAATCCATCGTCCTCGAAGTAA
- the minC gene encoding septum site-determining protein MinC, whose translation MTTVKSKVTIKGTKEGLVFFMDDTCSFDELLADMREKIEHSHQQILSGPLIRVSIKLGKRYCSPEQQEQLTQIIRTKGNLVIHTIESDLITREEAMAERLKTHFSIQVNTVRSGQVLEFDGDLLLLGDVNPGGTVRSTGSIYVLGHLRGYAHAGISGDSQVIIAAAVMSPTQLRIADVISKPGEEWTNNSGGTEFAYLENEIMLVAKMNYLSRIRPDLGEKKREG comes from the coding sequence GTGACGACTGTGAAAAGCAAGGTCACGATCAAAGGGACTAAAGAGGGTCTCGTCTTCTTTATGGATGATACCTGTTCCTTCGACGAACTGCTGGCCGATATGCGTGAAAAAATAGAGCATAGCCACCAACAGATTTTGTCGGGGCCACTCATTCGGGTATCTATAAAATTGGGAAAACGATACTGCTCACCCGAGCAACAAGAGCAGTTGACTCAAATTATTCGGACAAAGGGCAACCTGGTGATCCATACAATCGAATCCGATTTGATCACGCGGGAAGAAGCTATGGCTGAACGCCTAAAAACCCATTTTTCCATACAGGTAAATACGGTACGCTCTGGGCAAGTTCTGGAGTTTGACGGTGATTTGCTCTTATTGGGAGATGTCAATCCCGGTGGGACGGTTCGCAGTACAGGAAGCATCTACGTGCTGGGACATCTCAGAGGGTACGCACACGCAGGTATTTCCGGTGACTCACAGGTAATTATTGCGGCTGCAGTCATGAGTCCTACTCAATTGCGGATTGCAGATGTGATTAGCAAGCCGGGTGAGGAATGGACGAATAATTCCGGAGGCACAGAATTTGCCTATCTGGAAAATGAGATCATGCTGGTAGCGAAAATGAACTACTTGTCGCGAATTCGCCCTGATTTGGGTGAGAAAAAGCGTGAGGGTTGA
- the minD gene encoding septum site-determining protein MinD, whose amino-acid sequence MGIGIVVTSGKGGVGKTTTSANLGTALALLGQKVCMVDTDIGLRNLDVVMGLENRIIYDLVDVAEGACRLPQALIKDKRFDNLALLPAAQTKDKSAVTPEQMEEIITQLKREYDYVIIDCPAGIEQGFRNAVAGADQAIVVTTPEKAAVRDADRIIGLLEREKIGMPKLVINRVRSHMVKNGDMLDVEDILDLLAIDLIGVVPDDDHIIKSANQGEPAVMNHESRASIAYRNVARRLLGEAVPLQPLEEKAGVFHKMRKFFGLK is encoded by the coding sequence GTGGGGATAGGAATTGTCGTAACTTCCGGTAAAGGCGGCGTGGGTAAGACGACCACTTCCGCCAATTTAGGAACGGCGCTCGCATTGTTGGGACAAAAAGTTTGCATGGTAGATACCGATATTGGCTTGCGCAATCTGGATGTAGTCATGGGACTTGAGAACCGAATTATTTATGATCTGGTAGATGTTGCAGAAGGCGCATGCCGATTGCCGCAAGCTCTGATCAAAGACAAGCGGTTTGACAATCTGGCATTGCTCCCGGCTGCTCAGACCAAGGACAAATCAGCAGTAACTCCTGAGCAGATGGAGGAAATCATTACGCAACTGAAGCGGGAATATGATTATGTCATCATCGATTGCCCTGCGGGTATTGAGCAAGGCTTCCGCAATGCGGTGGCAGGGGCTGATCAAGCAATCGTCGTGACTACACCTGAAAAAGCGGCCGTGCGCGATGCGGATAGGATTATTGGCCTGTTAGAGCGAGAAAAAATCGGAATGCCTAAGCTGGTGATCAACCGCGTTCGCTCCCATATGGTGAAAAATGGCGACATGCTGGATGTAGAAGACATTTTGGATTTGTTAGCCATTGACTTAATTGGTGTAGTGCCGGATGATGATCATATCATTAAATCCGCGAACCAAGGTGAGCCGGCTGTAATGAATCATGAATCACGTGCTTCTATCGCGTATCGGAACGTCGCTCGTCGACTTTTGGGTGAAGCTGTTCCATTGCAACCATTGGAAGAAAAAGCGGGCGTGTTCCACAAAATGCGTAAATTCTTTGGACTAAAATAG
- the rodA gene encoding rod shape-determining protein RodA, which produces MDLEKRHLKTIDWTIILIMAGLGVFSYLGISGSAAGVDKAHQQVIWYVIGFIVLGVTLLFDYRLFHNTAYVLYALGLILLIGVFQTKPINNTTSWYDLGPVLFQPSEPMKLFTIITVARFLSKRANDQDRFYYFYKLIPVMALVGVPLLLILIQPDLGTAMVYTGMLATMLIVGGIRMKHVLYMGGLVGSFFAAMTLLYQYKQDIFFKIIKPYQWDRIVFWMNPDLEPMGRGFQLKQALIAIGSGQLFGKGIDTPTQASFGWVPVGESDFIFTVIAEKLGFVGAGLLMILFFVLIYRMIRIAMEAKDPFGSYVVAGVVGMLTFQIFENIGMTIQLMPITGIPLPFISYGGSSLVTNFLIIGVVLNIGMRKDKLRFD; this is translated from the coding sequence ATGGACCTGGAAAAACGTCATTTAAAAACCATTGACTGGACCATCATTTTGATTATGGCAGGTCTGGGTGTCTTCAGCTATTTGGGGATTTCCGGTTCTGCGGCAGGTGTAGATAAGGCGCATCAGCAGGTCATTTGGTATGTGATCGGCTTTATTGTGTTAGGTGTGACATTGCTATTTGACTATCGTCTATTCCACAACACGGCCTATGTCTTATATGCACTCGGTCTGATTCTGTTGATCGGGGTATTTCAAACAAAGCCCATTAACAATACGACGAGCTGGTATGACCTTGGCCCTGTGTTGTTTCAGCCTTCTGAACCAATGAAGCTGTTCACGATCATAACGGTTGCCCGCTTCTTGTCCAAGAGGGCAAACGATCAGGATCGGTTTTACTATTTTTATAAGCTGATTCCGGTAATGGCTTTGGTTGGTGTACCACTGCTTTTAATTTTAATTCAGCCCGATTTGGGTACAGCGATGGTTTATACGGGTATGCTTGCCACTATGCTAATCGTTGGTGGTATACGGATGAAGCATGTATTGTATATGGGCGGGCTGGTCGGCAGTTTTTTTGCCGCTATGACACTGTTGTATCAATACAAGCAGGATATCTTTTTCAAGATTATCAAGCCGTATCAGTGGGATCGGATCGTCTTTTGGATGAACCCGGATCTTGAACCGATGGGACGAGGGTTCCAGCTCAAGCAAGCCTTGATTGCTATCGGCTCAGGGCAACTGTTCGGAAAAGGGATTGATACGCCCACACAAGCGAGCTTTGGATGGGTGCCGGTAGGAGAAAGTGATTTTATCTTTACCGTCATTGCAGAAAAGCTGGGCTTTGTCGGAGCGGGCTTGCTGATGATTTTGTTTTTCGTATTGATTTACCGAATGATCCGTATCGCGATGGAGGCAAAAGATCCGTTCGGCTCCTACGTTGTCGCGGGTGTCGTAGGGATGCTTACCTTCCAGATCTTTGAGAATATCGGGATGACAATTCAGTTGATGCCGATTACGGGTATTCCGCTACCGTTCATTAGCTACGGAGGGAGCTCGCTTGTAACCAACTTCCTGATCATTGGTGTGGTCCTCAACATTGGGATGCGTAAGGACAAGTTGCGTTTTGATTAA
- a CDS encoding cold-shock protein produces the protein MQQGIVKWFNAEKGYGFIQVEGGDDVFVHYSAIQSEGFKSLDEGQKVEFEIVQGSRGPQAASVTKL, from the coding sequence ATGCAACAAGGTATCGTAAAATGGTTTAACGCAGAAAAAGGATACGGCTTCATCCAAGTTGAGGGTGGCGACGACGTATTCGTACACTACAGCGCAATCCAGTCAGAAGGTTTCAAATCTCTTGACGAAGGTCAAAAGGTTGAGTTCGAAATCGTTCAAGGTAGCCGTGGACCACAAGCTGCTAGCGTAACTAAACTGTAA
- a CDS encoding M23 family metallopeptidase: MFERADRVKERRRERLERIRTQSRDSYTPYVDDWKDPIEETPNPFNDSPRENDLMDQPPSHEKWGVQILASVLLIGAAYVLFQTTLIPASWKSSAKEVMTRDFNFSGVADWYEARFGPIPTMLPSIPTNPPAVPATSTTKDASAVWKFPNSWKVVKSYDPESANVILHTGMNDQITIGEAGWVAFVGEKPDYGTTVIVRLTKGREIWLGNLDSIGVTKDEVLAPGKVIGTARVMDQTSRHLYVGAKVNEQFVNPLEVIPFE, translated from the coding sequence ATGTTTGAAAGAGCAGATCGTGTAAAAGAACGACGGAGGGAGCGTTTGGAGCGAATCCGAACACAGTCGCGAGACAGCTATACTCCGTACGTCGATGATTGGAAAGATCCAATCGAAGAAACGCCAAACCCATTCAATGATTCGCCGCGCGAGAACGATCTGATGGACCAACCACCGTCCCATGAAAAGTGGGGCGTGCAAATTTTAGCATCTGTCTTATTGATTGGTGCTGCTTATGTATTGTTTCAAACAACGTTGATTCCTGCCTCATGGAAAAGCTCCGCGAAGGAAGTCATGACACGGGACTTTAATTTTTCAGGCGTAGCGGACTGGTATGAAGCGAGATTTGGACCGATTCCGACGATGCTTCCTTCGATACCTACCAATCCCCCTGCCGTGCCAGCCACGAGCACGACGAAGGATGCAAGTGCGGTATGGAAGTTCCCGAATAGCTGGAAAGTCGTAAAATCCTATGATCCAGAGAGTGCGAATGTGATCCTGCATACGGGTATGAACGATCAAATCACGATCGGAGAAGCTGGTTGGGTTGCTTTTGTCGGTGAAAAGCCTGATTATGGGACGACAGTGATTGTTCGTCTAACCAAAGGGCGGGAGATATGGCTGGGCAATCTCGATAGTATAGGGGTGACGAAGGACGAGGTCCTTGCACCTGGTAAAGTCATCGGAACCGCTCGGGTAATGGATCAGACATCACGTCATCTGTATGTAGGGGCCAAAGTGAATGAGCAATTTGTAAACCCCCTGGAAGTGATTCCGTTTGAATAG
- a CDS encoding M50 family metallopeptidase, translated as MNRGGWLDIRFRIHLLFWAVIGLSVVTGHFLEVITLFVIVLIHELGHVAMARELGWTVKEVQLLPFGGVATMEDSYATDPMDEIVVALAGPFLNMVMMAASYLFWFMGIWTEEWARFFLVSNLTIAMFNLLPIWPLDGGRILLAVLCWFMSYRQATMISMSGSTLFAGIMVGMSSLELKYNLAVIGIYLLTLNIQAFLRFPYQFFRFLVEKYDRQQKEAAVQAIRVHPEETVLAVSHKLRRGCSHLFYVQGAGLLAEEQLLYALLFEQKHDAAVGKLL; from the coding sequence TTGAATAGGGGAGGCTGGCTCGACATTCGGTTTCGCATTCACCTGCTATTTTGGGCGGTGATTGGCTTGTCCGTGGTGACAGGCCATTTTTTGGAGGTCATTACCTTGTTTGTCATCGTGCTGATCCATGAATTGGGGCATGTAGCGATGGCGCGTGAGCTCGGATGGACCGTAAAAGAAGTGCAGCTTCTGCCTTTTGGTGGAGTAGCGACGATGGAAGACTCGTATGCTACGGACCCAATGGATGAGATTGTCGTGGCGCTCGCAGGGCCCTTCTTAAATATGGTGATGATGGCTGCCTCGTACTTGTTTTGGTTTATGGGGATTTGGACGGAAGAGTGGGCCCGCTTTTTCTTGGTAAGCAATTTGACGATTGCGATGTTTAACCTGTTGCCAATCTGGCCATTGGATGGCGGGAGAATCTTGTTGGCCGTTCTATGCTGGTTTATGTCGTATAGGCAGGCGACGATGATATCGATGTCCGGAAGTACGCTGTTTGCGGGGATCATGGTGGGGATGTCCAGCCTGGAGTTGAAGTACAACTTAGCAGTAATCGGGATTTATTTATTGACGTTGAACATTCAGGCGTTTTTGCGGTTTCCTTATCAATTTTTTCGCTTCCTGGTGGAAAAATACGACCGGCAGCAAAAAGAAGCTGCTGTTCAAGCGATACGCGTGCATCCCGAGGAAACGGTACTGGCTGTCTCGCACAAGCTTCGGCGAGGATGCTCCCATCTTTTCTACGTACAAGGGGCGGGTCTCTTGGCAGAGGAACAGCTCTTGTATGCCCTTTTGTTTGAGCAAAAGCACGACGCTGCAGTGGGCAAGCTCCTTTAG
- the aac(6')-35 gene encoding aminoglycoside 6'-N-acetyltransferase AAC(6')-35: protein MIHTGDLKIRTLSPNDSVHLVKWLSDERVLAYYEGRDRPHDESLVLQSFFSEDDGETRCLIIYADKPIGYVQFYPLDAPAKQQYGYAKDDVVYGMDQFIGEPIYWNRGIGTQLVKAILHYLHTEKRVQKVAIDPQAWNERALRCYEKCGFRKVKELPRHEWHEGSMRDCWLMEWIAPAD, encoded by the coding sequence ATGATTCATACTGGTGATCTTAAAATAAGAACATTATCCCCTAACGATTCCGTTCATTTAGTCAAATGGCTTTCTGACGAGCGCGTTTTGGCCTATTATGAAGGTCGCGATCGGCCACATGACGAGTCCCTCGTACTGCAAAGCTTTTTTTCAGAAGACGACGGTGAAACCCGCTGCCTGATCATATACGCGGATAAACCAATTGGCTATGTGCAATTTTATCCGCTCGATGCCCCGGCAAAACAACAGTATGGGTATGCAAAAGACGACGTTGTCTACGGTATGGACCAGTTCATCGGAGAGCCTATTTACTGGAATCGCGGTATTGGCACTCAGCTCGTTAAAGCTATCCTCCACTATCTCCACACGGAAAAACGAGTTCAAAAAGTAGCCATTGACCCGCAAGCATGGAATGAACGAGCCCTCCGTTGCTACGAAAAATGTGGCTTTCGAAAAGTAAAAGAGCTTCCTCGGCACGAATGGCACGAAGGAAGCATGCGTGATTGCTGGCTGATGGAATGGATCGCTCCTGCTGATTAA
- a CDS encoding Rne/Rng family ribonuclease: MKQVAISAQGGSIRIAFMENGKLQEWRTQDVGTHASVGDIYQGRIADVKPGIQSAFVDIGTGQNAYLYVDDTVGVEPGGTAKPSIAERVHVGQKVLVQVSKEAMEMKAPKITMRISLQGRYLVYLPTEESISLSRKISDDTKRKRLQQVISSTVEQGEGCILRTEAAEAEEQTLISELTYLRKRWQDMLRTAEGLRSTGRIFQDAELIEVALRDGLANGMDEVLVEGAATHQEVKAALAALAPEVQEKLRWYQGKQPLFDFLGVEAELIRARDRQVPLKSGGSLVIDRTEAMTVIDVNTGSFTGGGGQQREQAVTATNLEAVAEIARQLRLRDIGGIVIIDFIDMKEQGNKERVIARLKQELAKDPVPSTVLGMTSLGLVEMTRKRVRASLMERLTEPCEACKGRGRVWRVDELFRRLYAEVTALAKSQDAEAVLVDMPPRVLDMIDEWEKAEGITWPVQIYKRLVPSMSPDNFQIGYVGNRAEAQRLQSK; encoded by the coding sequence GTGAAGCAAGTAGCAATCAGTGCACAAGGTGGCAGCATCCGCATCGCATTTATGGAAAACGGGAAATTACAGGAATGGCGTACACAGGATGTGGGGACACACGCAAGCGTTGGTGACATTTATCAAGGACGGATCGCAGATGTGAAGCCTGGTATCCAATCTGCTTTTGTTGATATTGGTACAGGTCAAAATGCTTATTTGTACGTAGATGACACGGTCGGTGTGGAGCCGGGTGGAACAGCGAAACCAAGTATTGCGGAACGTGTTCACGTAGGGCAAAAGGTATTGGTTCAAGTGAGTAAAGAGGCGATGGAAATGAAGGCGCCAAAAATCACGATGCGGATCAGCTTGCAGGGGCGTTACCTGGTGTACCTTCCGACTGAAGAAAGCATTTCACTTTCGCGTAAAATATCCGATGATACCAAACGAAAACGACTGCAACAGGTTATCTCTTCGACAGTAGAGCAAGGGGAAGGCTGCATTCTGCGCACGGAAGCAGCGGAAGCAGAAGAGCAGACACTCATTAGTGAATTGACTTATTTGCGCAAACGCTGGCAGGATATGCTGCGAACAGCGGAGGGACTGCGCTCGACCGGGCGGATTTTTCAGGATGCCGAGTTGATTGAGGTAGCGCTCCGAGATGGCTTGGCGAACGGAATGGATGAGGTGTTGGTAGAAGGTGCGGCGACTCATCAGGAGGTAAAAGCGGCGTTGGCAGCTCTTGCTCCGGAAGTACAAGAGAAGCTTCGCTGGTATCAGGGCAAACAGCCGCTCTTTGACTTCTTGGGAGTCGAGGCAGAGTTGATTCGTGCTCGTGATCGACAAGTCCCGCTTAAGAGTGGAGGGTCCTTGGTCATTGATAGGACAGAAGCGATGACGGTCATCGATGTAAACACCGGTTCATTCACTGGTGGGGGAGGGCAACAGCGGGAGCAGGCAGTGACGGCGACCAATCTGGAGGCGGTAGCTGAAATTGCCCGGCAGCTGCGGCTGCGAGACATCGGTGGCATCGTGATCATTGATTTCATTGACATGAAAGAGCAGGGCAATAAGGAACGAGTGATCGCGCGATTGAAACAAGAGCTGGCGAAGGACCCTGTGCCTTCGACTGTTCTCGGGATGACGTCGCTCGGATTAGTCGAGATGACGCGAAAAAGAGTTCGTGCGAGCCTGATGGAGCGGTTGACGGAGCCATGTGAGGCATGCAAGGGTCGAGGGAGAGTTTGGCGAGTAGACGAGCTGTTCCGGCGCTTGTACGCGGAAGTCACCGCTTTGGCAAAGAGCCAAGATGCAGAGGCTGTTCTCGTGGACATGCCACCAAGAGTGTTGGATATGATAGACGAGTGGGAAAAAGCAGAAGGAATTACATGGCCTGTCCAGATCTATAAGCGGCTGGTCCCTTCTATGAGTCCAGACAATTTTCAAATTGGATACGTCGGAAATCGGGCAGAGGCACAGCGATTACAATCGAAATAA
- the rplU gene encoding 50S ribosomal protein L21, whose amino-acid sequence MYAIIETGGKQYKVEEGAVLFIEKLAGNEGDVVTFDKVLFVSKDGKVTAGAPTVAGATVTGKVEKHGKAAKIIVYKYKAKKNYRRKQGHRQPFTKVVIEKINA is encoded by the coding sequence GTGTACGCAATTATCGAAACCGGTGGAAAGCAATACAAAGTTGAAGAGGGAGCAGTTCTCTTCATCGAGAAATTGGCTGGCAACGAAGGAGACGTTGTTACTTTTGACAAAGTTCTCTTCGTAAGCAAAGACGGCAAAGTTACTGCAGGAGCTCCTACAGTAGCTGGTGCAACGGTAACTGGTAAAGTAGAAAAACACGGTAAAGCTGCAAAAATTATCGTGTACAAATACAAAGCCAAGAAAAACTACCGTCGCAAGCAAGGTCACCGTCAACCATTCACCAAAGTTGTGATCGAGAAGATCAACGCTTAA
- a CDS encoding ribosomal-processing cysteine protease Prp produces MIEVIVSRAQHGIHEISISGHANAGAYGADIVCSAVSGISFGILNAIQPLTGITPDVAVAQEGGGFLKWSLSSSEDETAREKQQLLAESMVIALLSVEANYGKYVKVNDRKWQGGV; encoded by the coding sequence ATGATTGAAGTGATCGTGAGCCGTGCGCAGCACGGTATCCATGAAATTAGTATTTCCGGACATGCCAATGCGGGTGCCTATGGGGCAGACATCGTTTGTTCTGCTGTATCAGGCATCAGCTTTGGTATATTAAACGCCATCCAACCTTTGACCGGCATCACTCCTGATGTCGCTGTCGCACAAGAAGGCGGTGGGTTCTTGAAGTGGAGTCTTTCTTCTTCAGAGGATGAGACTGCACGCGAGAAACAACAGCTTTTGGCAGAGAGCATGGTAATTGCTCTTTTGTCAGTTGAGGCGAATTACGGTAAATACGTAAAAGTAAATGATCGTAAATGGCAGGGAGGTGTCTGA
- the rpmA gene encoding 50S ribosomal protein L27 produces the protein MLFNLDLQFFASKKGVGSTKNGRDSISKRLGVKRGDGQFVTAGNILVRQRGTKIYPGANVMKGGDDTLFATADGVVRFKRLGRDRKQVVIEPVASEA, from the coding sequence ATGCTGTTTAACTTGGACCTTCAGTTTTTCGCATCGAAAAAAGGGGTAGGTTCCACAAAGAACGGTCGCGATTCCATTTCCAAACGTCTGGGCGTGAAACGTGGCGACGGGCAATTCGTTACTGCTGGTAACATTCTCGTTCGTCAACGCGGAACTAAGATTTACCCAGGTGCGAACGTAATGAAAGGCGGAGACGACACTCTGTTTGCAACTGCAGATGGTGTTGTTCGTTTCAAGCGTCTGGGCCGTGATCGCAAACAAGTTGTGATCGAGCCGGTTGCTTCCGAAGCGTAA